tcaatcccctgagccacaccagccggggcacaAGGAGAGTTTTTgctacttcttttttaattttttttcaatttattggtttagtcttgtatgtgccctgaagggggatcaaacccacaaccttagcacGTCCGGGGGACGCTCTAACAACTAAACAACCGGGCCAGGGCCTCTGCTACTTCTTGCAACTGTTCTCCTCCGGGCGGGGCGGCTTGGCCTGCATGGCTTGGCCGGGTGGGCACTGGATATAGGTTTGGGGCCACGGCTGGGATAGGGGGTTACTGCGGAGGCCGGCTTccgggaggtggggtgggggactctGGCAGAGCCCAAGGGAGTGGCCTTGCCCTTCGGACACGTGCCCTAGGCGTGGAGTGGCCCTGGGGTCCGGGTTGGGGAGGGACGCCAGGTTCCCGGGAGCATTGGTGGAGGCCCACGCAGCAGGTCCCCTGAAGCCGCGTGCCCAGAGCCCAGAGAAAGGGCACAGTGGGTTCCACCGGGAATCGCTTCCTGTCTTCAAGACCGCGGCCACTTTAAGGCTCTGGGGGCGGGGTCTATTGGCCACGCCCCCGACACAGACCCCGCCCCGGATCTAGACACGCCTCTGAGCGCGCGGGCGCATTGGTTGCGCCGGGCGCGGGTGGCGGACGGCGCTTTGAACCCGGTGCCGGGGTTGCTGCGCGGGCTGAGATCGGGACCGGGGTCCTGGCCAGATAGGACCCGGGCAGTCGGCGCTCCTCCGGGCATGGCGGCCGAGGCGCGCGTGTCGCGCTGGTACTTCGGGGGCCTGGCCTCGTGCGGGGCCGCCTGCTGCACGCACCCGCTGGACCTGCTCAAGGTGAGGGTGGCGCGGGCCGGTCCGGGGGGGTGGGGCGGCTGCGAGGGGCCTGGGCTCCGCGCCCACCCTGGCTCCACGCCCGCGGGCACCTGCCAGTCTGACCCTGCGCTGCCCGGAGGACCGCAGTACATGTCTCGCTGCTTCCCCCAGGAGATGCCGCACGGAGAGTGTTAGAAGGAAGGTCCCCCTGGCCCTGCGGACCCCAGGATGAAGCAGCCCCGGCGTCACGCGTCCCAGCCTCCTTCTGGCTGTTGGCGGGCTTGTCCCGGGCCGTAGCTCTGCTCTTTACtacctttgtgaccttgggcagttacTTGGCCACGCCGAGCCAATTTCTCCCACACCTCCGAGGACGCTTGTCCTGCCTGATGAGAGTTGAGAGGTGTTCTGTGGGGTGTTCGGGCACTGGCACCCCTGCCAGGTGGGGTCCAGGCAGGGTCCAGGCACACGAGGGAGGGTGAGGGAATGAAGGCTGCCCCCCCACCCGACTGCAGTGACACAGGCACCCTGCTTCGGGCCACTACTCctggactgggggggggggcacctggAAGCTATGGGCCCTGCATGTTTGCAGGCCCTGCCCTGTGAGGGTGAGTGTCTCAGAGCCCGGAGCGCTGACACTCTTGTTTGTTCAGTGCTTAGGGGGCGGAATAAGGTATAATTTTGTGGCCTCCGAGACGAGCCCTGCGGGTTGTTTTCTGCCCTGTCTCACCCCAAGGAACGAAGAAGAAATGGCCAGAGGCAGAAACCAGTCGGCCCAGGGGGCTGGCCCTGCGTCGCATGGGGCctgtgggcagggggcaggtgccTGGCCACCCCCTTCCGTACCGGCACCCTGCGCTCTGAGCTCCCTGTGCCCACTCTGCCCCCTCGGAGGAGTTGGCTCCTGTGGCCTGGGCTGACCTGGGGCCCTCGGGGGTCTCCTGTGCTTCTGTTAGTAGCCTTTCTCCTGCAGGGAAGTCATTGCTTCTCCAATTAGTAAAAACTGCCACCGGGAAAGGCAGGACTAGCAGATGGGCGTACCTGGGCCCTGGCTCTTCCCGGTAGCACCCCCAGGGCCTCTGACCACCAGAGGGCAGGACAGTGGGTTTTGgtctggagaaagaggaacccctCCTCCCATCTGTTTTGTTTGCCTTCCGGATGCCCACGCAGGTCCCCACatcccccaccgcccccaccgtGGGGCCCTGCAGGGTCAGGCTCTGACCCGGAGCAGGCACAGCCTCTAGGGCCTTCGGAGCCCTCCTGGCCCCTGGGCTGGCCTAGTCCCACGTCTATCGTCCAAGGCCTGTTTGGGCATCACTGCCCCTTGCTCTGCCTCCCAGATGCTGTTTTGCTGCAGAACGCGGCCAAGATGGGTCAGGGGAGGCAGGCGGCCACAGGAATGCAGCCGCCCTCTGGCCCAGGGAGCACTCGGCCTTGTGCCAGGGTGTGGAGGCCGGCCTTGGAGGGAGGCCCAGGCTGGGGTTTTTACCTCCCAGCAGGGTcactggaaaaattattttaaagctccTTGATCTTTCTCTGCCTCATGTCCTGACTTGATCTGCAGTCTCTTCTTGCCGGGACGGGAGCTGCTGCCTGCGTGGCCACCCTGCCCGCGGGCCCAGTGCCCAGTCCTGCCAGGCTGCCCTCAGGCAGCAGGAGGACGCCATTCAGTCACCGAGCCGGACACGAGgcccccctccatccccacctTTGCCACCCCACTGctgagcccctccctgcctgttCCAGTCCCCCATGTGTCTTCAGACCCCCAGAATTTTGTCCCCGAGAAAGCCGAATGGCGGGGCTCTATAGTCACCCTGTGGTGTCCTGCCTCAATTTCCCATGTGTAAAAGAAGGCTGGGGACCCCGCCCACAGCGGGTGCCCAGAGTACTCTGGCAGCTGCAGAGTGTCGCCCACAGGCCTGGTGGGTCCGCTAGTCACCTGATGTTGTCACCTGTAAAACTGTGCAGCAGAGGTTGGTGCCAGGCGTGGAGTGGCATCCCAGCGCCATCCCCTGCGGGGGGCCCTTCGGAGACCGTTttgcttccctgtgcctcagtttcccatctctAAATGGGGGTGCAGTAGCCCTTGTCCTCCAGGccattgtgggggtggggggagtaaagGCAGCAAACTGTGGAAAAGGGCTCAGTGCAGGCACTGGCCCACTGGCTGCTCTGAGCGGTGGGCTCTGCCCCCCACAGGTGCACCTGCAGACGCAGCAGGAGGTGAAGCTGCGCATGACGGGCATGGCGCTGCAGGTGGTGCGCTCCGACGGCGTCCTGGCGCTCTACAATGGCCTGAGTGCATCCCTGTGCAGACAGGTACCTGGGCCCCCACCTTCCTGGGCAGGTCCTGGTCCCAGAGCCTACGCTTTGAGCAGCCCCAGCAGGAGGGAAGGGTGGCCAGCATGCCCCACACCTGGACCTCACCGCTGTGGGCACCAGTGGGTATTGAGCAACTTTCTCCTTTTCAAGGCTGCGTGGGAGGAAGGCATCACAGGGCCCAGGGGTCTGGTGGCCCTGCCACAGGGTCCACCCTGGCTCACAGCTGGACAGAGACCTCCCCTTCcacttggggaaactgaggcctggggacCAAAAGGGGTTTGCACGTTTGCTCAGCCACTCATTGGCCAAGTGGCCTTGGGAGGGCTCCTCCATGTCCCCATGGCCCACAAGTGACGGCCGTGCCCCTGGCCGGCTGGGGTGGAGGGCCAAGGGGTGCAggctgtgcccagcactgtgctccACCTGCACCCTCTGAGCTGGGCACCTTCCTCCCAGATGACCTACTCCCTGACCCGGTTCGCCATCTATGAGACTGTGCGGGACCAGGTGGCCAAGGGCAGTGAAGGGCCCCTGCCCTTCTACAAGAAGGTGTTGCTGGGCTCCATCAGCGGTGAGCAGCTGGGTGGGCTGACAGCCAagcgggggtggggcaggccaggGGCTACGCTTGGTGGGGCCTCCAGGGCAGTTGGCCAGTGGTCCCACATCGGCTCTGGGGTCTGTCGCCCCAGGTTGCATCGGTGGCTTCGTGGGGACTCCTGCAGATATGGTGAACGTCAGGTCAGTGCGGCCCCCGCAGGCGAGGATCCTTGCTGTCCCCAGACAGGGTGAGGGCCCAGCCCGGAACCTTGGAGTTCTGGGCACTGGGCACGGATGCCACTGAGCCTGTGGAGGGCGAGCTGAGGGAGCCCCGCTGCTGCCAGGGTCTGTGGGGGCATGGGGCCCCTGCCGCCCCTGAGCCTGAGCGGTTGTTTCAGGATGCAGAATGACATGAAGCTGCCCCAGAATCAGCGCCGGAAGTGAGTAGCAGGGTGGAGTTCTGCCCTTGGGGTGtggcggtggggagggggtggccaggCCAGGAAGGCCCCCAGCCGCTGTACAGGGACTCAGCTGGGACTCCAACAGGCCAcctggggcagagcagggtggCTGGTGGCTCTTGGAAACCTACACCGAGCACGTCTGTCCTGGAGTCCGGAGGGGTCCCCAGGACCTCTGAGTCTCCCTGGGGAGGCATCTGGGACCAGGAACGGCAGCCAGTCACcggcctctccctctctttgctcCTTGTGCACATTCTCGTGGAGGATGGGTTAGAAGTTTGAGTCTGAACCTCTCAAAGGGTTTGGGAGTTGGGATTCATGTGTATGATAAAAACACCATTTGTTGTGGAGTCTAAGATGCCGTCAACTCTAAACTCTGTGGCGGACACCGCAGTGAAACTCTGTGATCCGAGTTGGTTCAGGGACATGGCGGCTCCACCACAGCCCTCCGTCTGCACTCTGGCCGGGGCGGGGGCCGTGGGGGAGGCGGACCGAGGGCACGGGTGGAAGGGGCCAGGCCACCCTGCCCTGCGGTTCTCAGGAACAGCCGCACACGGGACTGGCCTCGGGGCTGGCAGCTCCCGACAGGGCTGGCGCCCAGGTGTCCTCCTGGGGGCCTCGGGGGATCTTCAGGTGCTGAGGTCCCCCGAGGGCGGGAGGAGGCCGAGCTGTGGGACAGGCCCGTGTTGGCCCCTACAGTGCTGCTTTTGGGGTCTTGGGGCTCTTCCTGGGGAAAACCTTCACGGgggcccattctgtgtctctggcAGCTACGCCCATGCCCTGGACGGCCTGTACCGTGTGGCCCGGGAAGGTGAGGAGCCCTGTGtggcaggagctggggcagccCCCAACTCGGCCCCAGAAAGTCCCgaggaggcagagggggcaaGGGGCATTGTCCAGGACCTGGGGGGAGGCCCGATGGATTTGGGCGGGCGCCCAACCTGCCCCCTTCCTCCGGCAGAGGGTCTGAGGAAGCTGTTCTCAGGTGCAACCATGGCGTCCAGTCGAGGGATGTTAGTCACCGTGGGCCAGGTAGGCCTCCTGCCCAGGTGGGGCTCTCAGAGGAGCATCCGGggtccctggccccaccctgcccccagaggTCGCAGGGGAAGCAGGGGCCACAGagcacaggtgggcacaggcGGGTCAGTTGTGGGACCTGGGGAAGGCCGTCCCTCTCGGGGCCTTGCCTGCCCATGCAGCCACAGCGCCGCGAAGGGGACTGTGGAGCAGGTGTGTGGCCGACCTGGGCAGTGTCCCTGCGGGCCCCTGTCTGCATCCCCTGGAATGGGGCTGTCCTTCTGGCCCTGAgcagcccccaccaccaccccacagcTGTCCTGCTACGACCAAGCCAAGCAGCTGGTGCTCAGCACCGGGCACCTGTCTGACGGCATCGTCACACACTTCATCGCCAGCTTCATCGCCGTGAGTGCCAGCCAAGGCGTGGGGCGGGTCGCTAGCTGGCCCGGGGCCTGAGGGCCACAGCTCAGGAGGCAGGAGGCGCCGGCTGAGTTGGTGGTCCCCCCTCAGACCCTGGGTCCCCCTGGTGCCGAGGCTAGAGCAGCTCCTGGCGTCCTGTTGCTCTCGGGATGCCTCCTTGGGCCTTGGGGCCGGCCCCTGGGAGTTGAGGGTGCCCAAGCTTCCTGCGTGGCAGGCCCGTCAGTGATGCATTTCCCCTGCCCAGGGTGGATGTGCCACGGTCTTGTGCCAGCCCCTGGACGTGTTGAAGACCCGCCTGATGAACTCCAAGGGCGAATATCGGGTGAGTGGGGTCCCCACACCAGGGCCCTCTCCCTGCTGCTGCCAGGCTCTGTGGCCGGTGAACCCATGTGCGAACCCTGGGAGGCGGCGCGGGTCCAGAGCCCAGCCCAGCATGGCCTGGGCCCCATAGTACCTGTGGCGGGTTCTGTGTCTTCAGGACTCCCGAGGCCAAACCCCTACTTGGCCCGCCCACCCGGTGCCTGCGGACCAGCCTGCTGCTGGGCACAGCTCCAGGGCCTGGTCTGCAGCGTCAGCGCTCAGCCAGGGCGGCCCTGACCTTGGTGCTCACTGCGCCTCCCCTGCTGAGCCATGAGTGTTGCCGGCCTCGCTGTGTGCTGGTCACTCAGTCCCCTGCCCCCGTCAGCCTCCGGGGCCGCTGGCCGGTGCTGGGGGCTTGTGTGTGGTTTGTGCCTTTTGAGTGAGACGCAGCTTTTCTTCTTACTGTCCTGTCCGTCCCTCCCTGCAGGGCGTCCTGCACTGTACCATGGAGACGGCAAAGCTCGGGCCGCTGGCCTTTTACAAGGTTCGGGGCAGAGGCTGTATAGGGGGGGCggcaggggcccaggccccccagctcttcactcccctctccctcccgccCAGGGCCTCCTGCCTGCTGGCATCCGCCTCATGCCGCACACGGTGCTCACGTTCTTGTTCCTGGAACAGCTTCGCAAGCACTTCGGCATCGCGGTGCCGTCCTGACGGGCCGAGGGAGCGGGCCGGGCCGTTCCTGCGCCCAGTGCCACATTCTTCCCAAGTCCACACGGCCGGCCAGGCCGAGCTCCACCTCCCGCCCCCTGGCCCAGGACCGCCAGTCCCGGGTCAGCACACCTCCCAGTGACTGTGTCCCCCTCTCCCTCGAGCAGCCCTGTAGCTTCACCTgcgccccaggccctgccctgcccactcggGTCGGGGGGGGGGGCTTCGATCCTGgggtctctctcctccccaggtaGGCAGTTACACTGGAGGTAGTAGGGGCCGGCTATCCAGGTTTCTGGGGGTCCAGGCCTGAGGTTTCTTTCACGGGACAGCTGCCCAGGGCCCTCAGCACCGTCTGCCAGCAGCTTCCATCCAGGACCGGTGTGAGTGTGCACGGGCACGTCTGCCTTAGAGGGGAGGGCCAGGGCTTCATGATGCTCTCCGGGGCGGGGAGGGGTAGCTGGGCCAGGGAACAAAGGGGGCAGGTGCAGGGGTGCTCGGAGCTGGGGTGTCCCATCCACCTTCAATTGCTTTAACCAAAACCTCTCAGCACCCAGGGGCCACAGCTGTCTTCAGGGACAGTGCAGCGTCCCTCCCTGGGCAGTGCGGGCTGTGGTGCGTCCTCAGGGCCCCTCTCTGTGTGGACTGCGGTCACCCCTCAAGGCCCCCAGCAGCTGGTCAGCCAAAACAGGCAGCCAAAGCAGCCTGTTCCCCACCTGCAAGGCTGGAGGCTGCACCTGCCTGCTTCCCCCGTGCCCCTTGGGactgtgtcccctccccagcagggggcCTTTCTGCAGGGTCAGTCTAATAAAGGACAGTGAACTGCCCCCCGATCTGGTCCCAATTTGCATGCAGGCCGCTCAGAGCTGTCCAGGGGCAGCTGGACCCCTCTGCAGCCTCCAAGGCAGGCCCTTGTTTGTGGAGAAGGACCCAGAATGGGAGATGTGCAGCCCTGGGTTGGTGCCATCAGCGGCCTGTGGGCAGCGGGGCTGGGCGTGTGGGGGAGCAGTAGCCCACAACCACTGCAGGGCAGGTGTGTGAGTCCAGGGATCTGGTCAACGCTGAATTCCCGGATCCGGGTCACCGTGGGCCACACAGGGTCCCCCCCTCTCAGCAAGCACCCCCTGGCCAGGCCGGTGGGCCTCCCTGGGGATCCCCTTTCCTGGCGGTGGGAGGTACCCTCTgagccagagccctgggctgTAGGCCCTCGGACAGGTGCAGGGGGCTGGTCAGGGTGCTACCCTGTGGCCTTTTCATGCCCTGGGACAGTGAGAGCTGCCTGGGGCCTCCACTGCCCCAGCCGGGAGACCTGCAGGACAGATGAGGCATCGGGACCCCTGACACCCCAGCCCTGGTGCGCTGGAGCATGCGAaggcgggagggggtggggcgtGGTGGCTGCGCAGCTGTGCCAGCTGAAATCTCTGGGCTCTTCTGAAAAGCAGCCAAGCCTCAGCAGGGGGCATGCCCTGCAGACCCCTCCCCGACCACTGGGTTATCTGGAGCGAGTCCCAGACGCTGTGCCAGGAGGGTGAGGGCTTCACGAGTCTGTGAACAGGGCCTGGAAGCAGTTggagctgcagccctggccctgtggcTCCGGTGGTCGGAGGTTCGTCCTGAAACAGCAGGGCTGCGgcttcggtccccagtcagggcgcacggGTTACCCAAGGAGTGCCTTGCAGGGGACACCAATTgatcctctctctcaaaatcaatttacttttaaatttaggCTGCAATGGTAACTATGTGTAGGAACATAATGGTCAGTGGACTGTCACCGGGTTCGGGACCGTCACCACGCTTCCTGGAGTGGGTTTTACTGGGATCCCACCCCTTTGTGGCCAgcgtccctccccaccccttctgggCAGGGTCAGCCATGCCCTTCGTTCCAGTGTCCCTCCCTTCAGACGTGACCCCTTGCTCTTTTCTCAAATTTCCAAAGGCCGGCCAATAGCTCTGGATTTGGCTGGGGAGACAATAGGTGTGCAGTGTGGACGAGGTGGGTGTCCTGCATCTCGGGGTGTGGCCAGGTCTGAGGTGGCCATTGGCTGGAAATGCAGGGCCTGAAGCTAGTCTCCTAGGCCCCCTGGGCAGGTGTGGGGCTCAGGTAGTGGGTGGGGCCTGGCTGTGGGACTGGCACGCCGCCCGGGAAGGGCTCTAAGTGCCTGGTTCTGCCAGGGTTCAGGGCCAGCACCTGGGCTGAAGGCCCTGGTGGGAAGCTCAGTGacgctggagggggaggggagtgacaATGGTCACTGggaaggctgctgcttctctcggGCCCCAGGCAAGTGGAAAAGGGAGCAAGTTCGAGTAAAatgtcagaggaagacaaaaacGACGATAGCTCACCTATTTTCAGACAGTaaagaacaaagcagaaacaaactcatatggagaacagactgatggtcgcccgaggggaggggagggggagggggtctgGATGAGCAAGGCGAAGGCAGTGGGAAGGACGATTTGGCTGTCACAGGCCGGCCCCCAGAGCCGCAGAGCTCCGCGCTGGGAGTACAGTCAGCAATGCCGCCGTGAGAACCCTGTGCGGTACCAGGCGGGTGCTGGGCCGGGCGGGGACTCAGTAAAACCACGCCACTGCTAACCGCCGTGCCGCACGCCTGAAACGAACACCAAACAGTTCTCAGTGGCAACTGAGGttggaaggggaaaagaaacagcGGATTCCAGAAACTGGCTGTGTCCTGCCTCAAAGCTGCTGTGGGTCGGCTCACCTGTGCGGCTCACCATGGCTCAGCGGGCGcttccccagcctcctccagccAGGCCCATTGTGCAACCCTCCCTGGACCAGGACCCAGGGGAGAAAGTGCCCCGTCTGGTTAGGCAATTTGGCAGGGATTGGCCTGGCCGGGGACcagtgcagggcagagagcagagggtggggtgaAGGAGGTGTTGGGGCACTGGGGAGGGCAGCGGGcagaaccacccccccccccccccccgtggctTCCTGGGACGGCACAGCCCCAGCCTTCGGTCCAAGTTCTCTGGCCCCCACCTGCCCGCCCTCTGCCCGCAGGGTGCAGCCAATTAGCATTTCACGGGTCAGCccgggacttttttttttttccttagagtaTGTTTACTAAagccttttccctttttttttttagagtatgTTTactaaagcctttttttttttttttaagagtatgtTTACTAAAGCCGGGGACGGGAAATGGGGAAGGGCACAGGAgagaggcagaagcaggagagagaccaggtggggctgccttagctcactgaaaagtcagagaatGGGGCTTTCGGGTTCTCACAGCCGCTGAcggcccactgctcccctggttgcaagtcttgtggggacccttagagtttagaatgtgctgcctgtgggggatgAATGGGGACAGGGAAGTCACAGAtgtgctcccaggagggagaacACCACCCCCAGgagtttttcttaaagaaagccgatgctgacctggctggtgtggctcagtgggttgcgtgctggcctgtgaaccacagggtcactggttcgattcccagtcggggcacgtgcctgggtttctttcgggccaggtccccggtgagggggcgcgtgagaggcacccacacattgatgtttctcttcctctctccttcccttccccctctctaaaaaataaaatctttttttttttaaaaagagaccttTTACAAAAAGCTGCACAATAAGTATTGGCTGTCAAGTAATTTCAGCAAGGGCACGGGGAAGATTCCGTGGGAAAGCGGTCCTTTCAACAGGCTGTGTGGACGACTGAGCAGAGCCTTACAAAAGAGCAACTTTGGACCCTACCGCACGGGTGCAGAAGTGAACTCTGCACAGACCGGAGCCAAACAGCGGCTCTTGGACTACCAGACGTGGAAAAACGAGCAAACCGCCCAATGAGAATGCGCAGAGCTCAGGAGGCCGGAGGCCGCCGCCCTGTGCCCCTGGACTGGCCCCCGCTTCTGGTCCCTTCCTCAGTCACACCCTCGGTTGTAGGTCAAGGCCTACACACCATCTTTGTGGGTGTCATTTTGCCTCGTCCTGTGGGTGACAGCTTCCTCCCTCAACAGTCCCTTCCCTCGGGTTGGGGGCCACCCGAGTTGCGGGCTCAGAGGCTGCAGCTTCCCTGGAGGAACTTCTTGGGGCCCACTGACCTTCTGCAGGGTCTCGGGTTTTATAGCTGCGGAGTCACGCCCAGGTGTAGTAATGAATGCCCAGGTGTAACTTCTTTGTGAAAGGCTTCTCTGTGCCCCAAGCCCGCCCTCTCCGTTGTCCTGTGCATCTGGTGAGCTGTGGAGCCCGAAGTGAGACCTCTCCAGGGGTATcgaccctctctccctccctcccggccAGACAAAACCTCCTTAACCCTCTGCAATCGGATCCCTGCCACCGGGCCGGGCCGTGTCCCCTCCTCAGTCTCAAACACAGAAAAGAAGCTGCAGGCTGCATCTCTCTGGGCGTTTGAGGTCAGGCACCGAGGCTCTTGGCATTAGTcatggctcaaataaactcaggGAAATTCTCTGCGGGTTGGACATCACGTCCACCTGCCGTTTCCACCCGCACTGCCCACTCCCCCACCGCCAAAGGCTGGGTAGGTGTTCAGGCCCCAGGGCACCCCTGATTCCTGAACCCAGAATTTCAGTCACAGCCAGGATCAGCCACACGGCCAGCTGGCTGGTCACTTCTTCCTGAGGCAGGTGTCCCTTTGATAGCCGTCAGCCCTCCCCTGGAGAAGGTTCTCTGTCCCAGAAGGGTCCCCCCAAGAGGGCCCTTCTCCAGGGCAGTCTTTGTTCTCCACACCTGTTATCCGCTCGAATTGCTTTCCTCTCCGCCCTCGGTGTGGCCCCTCAGCCTTCCCGCCAGGGCTTGTGGCCACGTGGGGTTGGTCCCATTGTCTCTAGTCTGTTTCCTGGCTCTTTAAGGACCCGCCTAACACCCCGGCCCTTTGTTCCCACAGAGTCCGCTCCCTGCGGTGGCTTTGTGTCGCTCTGCGAGCGCCAGCGGCTGATTGGAGGAAGTGCCTCTAATTCTGCTCGAGTGCCCTTCCCTGGGGCTGATTTTCCCCAGACTGGGTGCTCGCTCTGTCCCCGCAGGCTGGggctttgtttccatttctttctcctccccccaccctcctgaaTGGGCTCAGGCTGCGGgtgtcccttttcctttccttcttcctgtttctgGCCAACCGCACGCACCCAGTCGCTCTGTCTGAAGCAGTTCAGGGCCCCGGCTCCTCTGGGGTTTGGTgacctgctgcccctcccccagcccagggcgaAGTGGGGACCAGAGAGGGAGCCGCCCTCCCAGTGGGCCTGCCCCCCGGCCCAGGCCACGTTCCCGCCCAAAGCTCAGCGTCACTGGCTCCCCGGAGCCGGTGGACCGAGAGAGGGTCGTGCTGCCCGAGTGACCAGGGTGGGGAGAcctggagggctgggtggggcagggccgaGTTCTCTGGAGTCAACGGAGGACCCACAGCCCTGCCCGGGCAGAGCTGTGACCGCAGCCCCGGGAAAGAATGTGGAGCCACGGCCCCAGACCGGCCCCCACGGCCAGGATTTGTCAGCACCAGCCAGCTCCCCTAACTTCTGCCTCTGCTCCCAAAGCCAAACCTGCTCCTCCTGAACCCCTCCTAGGGTCGGCCCACTCCTAGTTGGCAGCCCGTGGCTTCCCCAGGCCCCAACTGGCTACGCCTGGGCCCCCTTTTCACTCAGAagcctccccctcctctgcctgctttGAGTCTCTGCCAAAACACAAGTGACAGTGGCCACTTCCCTGCTACAAGGGCT
This window of the Desmodus rotundus isolate HL8 chromosome 9, HLdesRot8A.1, whole genome shotgun sequence genome carries:
- the SLC25A10 gene encoding mitochondrial dicarboxylate carrier isoform X1; translated protein: MAAEARVSRWYFGGLASCGAACCTHPLDLLKVHLQTQQEVKLRMTGMALQVVRSDGVLALYNGLSASLCRQMTYSLTRFAIYETVRDQVAKGSEGPLPFYKKVLLGSISGCIGGFVGTPADMVNVRMQNDMKLPQNQRRNYAHALDGLYRVAREEGLRKLFSGATMASSRGMLVTVGQLSCYDQAKQLVLSTGHLSDGIVTHFIASFIAGGCATVLCQPLDVLKTRLMNSKGEYRGVLHCTMETAKLGPLAFYKGLLPAGIRLMPHTVLTFLFLEQLRKHFGIAVPS
- the SLC25A10 gene encoding mitochondrial dicarboxylate carrier isoform X2, which translates into the protein MTGMALQVVRSDGVLALYNGLSASLCRQMTYSLTRFAIYETVRDQVAKGSEGPLPFYKKVLLGSISGCIGGFVGTPADMVNVRMQNDMKLPQNQRRNYAHALDGLYRVAREEGLRKLFSGATMASSRGMLVTVGQLSCYDQAKQLVLSTGHLSDGIVTHFIASFIAGGCATVLCQPLDVLKTRLMNSKGEYRGVLHCTMETAKLGPLAFYKGLLPAGIRLMPHTVLTFLFLEQLRKHFGIAVPS